ATGACGGTCAAGCGGCTCGCCGGCGCGCTCGGCCTCAGCGAGCGCACGCTGAACCGGAAGTTTCAGGATCTCACGCACGAGCCGCCGCAGGCCTTCATCATGCGCCGCCGCGTCGAGCATGCGCGCACGCTGCTGGAGACGACGACGCAGCCGATCAAGGCGATCGCACGGACGGCCGGCTATGAGGACGAGAGCAGCTTTCGCAAGGCCTTCCGGAAATTGACCCTGATGTCACCACAGGCCTATCGCGCGCGGCGGACAGAGCGCACGGCGTGAGCCGCCCCCGGGACATCCGCTTTCGTTCCGCATCCGACTCCACTTCGTTCTCAAAGAACAAATCAGGGCCGGAAAAATCAGGGCGGAGCAATTCCTACTGATTGGTTTATCGCGTCCAGAATGGAATGCTCGAGTGCATGGCGCCACTCCAAGTATGGCGGATCATGCCTCCGGCTGATCCGGCATACGCAATCGCACCGATCGTCACCTGTCCGGAAAATTCACACCGATCTCCGTCACTACTGGCGCCCATTTCACCAGCGCCGCGCCATCCGACGCCGCCTTCACGCCGTCACCCGACAGCGACCTTGGCGCGCCTGTCTTGCCGCCGAAGCGGATCGTCACCGTGCAACCGCCTTGCAGCGGCCGGCTGAGCGCGCCACCCTTCCAATCGGTGACGAAGCCACCATAGTCCCATTCGAAGCCGCTGACGAGGAACGGCTTGCCGTTGGCCTTCTGCACGTCGGCAAGGCTGGATCCGATCGTGACGCCGGCGACATTCCAGACGTTCACCTTTCCCGCGTCGCGCAAGGTCAGGCCGGAGGCGCGTCCGGCCTTGTCGTCGGTGAAGGCGATCTCGATGCGACGGTCCCCCGCCTTCGGGAACAGCACGACGCCCTTGTAGCGTTCGCCCTCGGCGCCCGGCAGCTCCTGCACCACGGCGTCCTTGCCGTAGCGCTGCTTCAGGCTCCGCTCGGTATCGTCAGGCGCAACCGGCGCAGCGCAGCTGATCGGGCCCTCCCGCGGCGGCGCGCTTTGGGCGAATGCGCAGGACGCGAACAGGACAAGGACTGTGGCAGTGAAGCTGCGTATCATCGAGAGGCAATCCAATCCCGGGAACGAGCTGGAAGTCGTGCGGACGCCTGACCGGACACGATACAAAGCACGATCATGTTTCGGATTGAACCACAACAAGTTCTCAATTCTTCGGCTGGCCGAAATCGAGCGGCGGCGGCATCTCGATATCAGGAATTTCGATCTTGATCTTGTCCAGATCCACCTTCCTGGGAGCGTCCAGCAACCCCGTGACGGTGATCGGGAATGCGATGACGACCGCGACCATGATCGCCTGCAGGCCGATCCATGGCATCGCGCCCCAATAGATGTCCGAACTTTTGACCTCCTTCGGCGCCACGCCCCGCAAGTAGAATAGCGCAAAGCCGAAGGGAGGATGCAGGAAGGAGGTCTGCATGTTGACGCAGAGCATGACACCGAACCAGATCAAGGCAGCATCCGCCCCGACGACGGGAGTGAGCAGCTTCTGCGCGATCGGCGCGATCATCGGGATGATGATGAAGGCGATCTCAAAGAAGTCGAGGAAGAAAGCGATGAAGAAGATGAATAGGTTCATGAAGATCAGGAAGCCCCAGACCCCGCCCGGCAGGGATGTCAGCATGTGCTCGAGCCAGACACCACCATTGCAACCGAGGAAGACGATCGAGAAGCAGGTCGATCCGATCAGGATGAACGTCACCATGCAGGTGATGCGCATGGTGGTCTCGTAGCCCTGCTTGACCAGGATGCGCAGGTCCGGAATCCTGATCGCCTCGATGCAGACCCAGGCGACCGCGAGATAGGCGATCGCGAAGGCGATCTTGAACACCAGATTCGGCGTGAAGTAGATGCCGATGATGGTGCCGACACCCGCGGCCGCCACGCCGATGAGCAATATTTTGTGCCCGGCCGAGCTGAAATCCTTGTGATGGATGACGGCAAGAACGATGGCGCCGACTGCGCCCATCGCGCCCGCTTCGGTCGGGGTGGCAAGGCCGAGCATCATGGTGCCGAGCACCACGAAGATCAGGACGGCAGACGGGATGATGCCCAGAAGGCATTTACGCCAGAGCGCCCAGCCCGTCAGCGTCCTTGCTTCCTTCGGCACCGCCGGGACGTGGCCGGGCTTGATCACGCTCAGTACGAACGTGTAGCCGGCAAAGAGTGCGATCTGGAGGATCGATGGGCCCCAGGCGCCGAGATACATGTCACCGACCGACTTGCCGAGCTGGTCCGCGAGCACGATCAGAACCAGCGAGGGTGGGACCAGCTGGGTGATGGTGCCGGACGCTGCGAGCACGCCGGTGATGTAGCGCATGTTGTAGCCGTAGCGGATCATCACCGGCATCGAGATCAGCGCCATCGCGATCACCTGCGCGGCCACGGTGCCCGTAATAGCCCCGAGGATGAAGCCGACGATGATCACGGAATAGCCGAGACCGCCGCGGATGGGGCCAAACAGCTGCCCCATGGAATCCAGCATATCCTCCGCGAGGCCGCATCGTTCGAGGATCGCGCCCATGAACGTGAAGAACGGAATCGCCAGCAACAGTTCGTTGGCGAGAACGCTGCCGTAGATGCGCTCCGGGATGGCCTGGAGGAAGCTGAACCCGAAGAATCCTTCGTGGATCGCGAGGAATCCGAACGAAAGCCCGAGGGCGGCCAGCGTGAAGGCGACGGGGAACCCGATCAGCATTGCCAGGACCAGCCCGCCGAACATCAGCGGCGGCATCATCTCAATCGTGATCATTGGGTCGGCCGCTCGTATTTCGCATCGATCGTGACTTCACCGCGCAAGGCGGCCGCGCGTTTGATGGCCTCCGAGACGCCTTGCAGGGCGACCATAAAGAACCCGGCCGGCAGGACGAACTTGATCGGCCACCGCATGAGGCCGCCGGCGTTGTTGGACATCTCGCCGATGACGAACGAGTTGTAGAACATCGACCATGAGAGGTAGCTGAGAAGCACGCACGCCGGGACGAGGAAAACCAATGTCCCGATCAAGTCGAGCCATAGCTGGCCGCGTTCGGACAGCATGAGGTACATGATTTCGACGCGGACATGCTCGTTGCGTTTGAAAGTATAGGACGAGCCGAACATCACGACGACAGCGAACATATACCACTGCGTCTCGAGCCAGCTGTTGGAGCTATAGCTGAAGGCATACCGGATCATCGCATTGATAGCGCTGACCGCGCAGGCCGCGAGCACCAGGATGTTGCAGACGTTGCCGACCTTTTCGTTCAGCCAGTCGATAGCCGTACTCACCGCCAACAATGGGCGCATCGATGCCTTTTCCCCGCTCGCTGAGTGCTGACCCCAAACGAGCAGGACCGTGACGCCAAATCAGCGTCCGTCCACTTCCGCGCGGGAGCTAGTCCACCCTCCTGATGCTTCCGCCCGTTCTTGTTGCCGGTTTTTGGCAAGACCTGTCAGGTCTTACCCGCCGCGTGAAGCAAGATACATTTACCGTCGGCCGATTTAGGGTCAACCAGAAAATGGACAATGTGCCGCAGCGACGCCGAAAATTTGGTCGCAGTGATGAACCCGGTTGGCGTGCAGCGCTTCCGGCAATCCGATCCTCGAAGGGACTGCCTAGCCCTCGACGTCGTACTGCTTGCAGAGGTGGTCGCCGATCTGGACGAGCATCGCCACGCATTCGGGGTAGCCGGGCCGATCCGAAGTGGCCCGGTCTGCACTGGCTCGAAACTCCCAGGAACGACCATCGCGGAGGATCGAGATTGTCATTCCATCGGGACAGTCGGCGTGAACCTTCAACTCGGCCTTGGCCATGGCGATCAGTTCGCTTTCCGTCTTCACAGGTCTGCTCATGAAGGTCATCCTCCGCCTCGGGACAGAACCTAAATTGGATCTGCCAGCCCCGCCAAGCAAGTCTGGCCGATCAAGCGCCTCCCGGCATTGGGATAGCGCAACGCGACCCGACCCGCTCAGGGTCACTCTCGAGAGGCGTCGGGCAAAACACCCGGTCAAGCCCCCCGCATCAAAAATATTCTACTTTACCGAATTTCGGATTTGTGGCATACGCTCGCGCATCCCGGCCCTGCCAGAGGGGGCGCTTCGCGATCGTCACGAGATGCGGGCCGGGGTGCGGTGGACGCGGTAGCGCCGGCGCGATTGCGTGGGGACAAGGGCGGGCGACCGTTGAGTCCCGGCGCGATGCGCATACGACACGGCGCGGTCACAGCGGTTTGGTCGATGGTCCGGGGTGCGCACACCAAGCCCCGGGCGCTGAGGCCAAATCGTCCGCGGACGGAGAAGTCGTGTGGTCCCGACGCCCGCGGTTCTGGCGCCATGCCTTAGCGGTGATGCGGCGGCCCGACCGGGCACGCGCATCAGCCATCCGCAAGGCGACGGGGGCAATAGTGCATCGCTCCCCGAGGAGAGCGCGAAGGACACCGTTAAAACCATCCGCGCAGGGAAGGCCGGGCGACCGGCAACACCTGTGGTCCACCCCGTGTGCATTTCTGTTGCGCACGGATTGCGGGTGCCGCCGGCGCCCGGCCTTCCCTGCGCCCTTTGGCCTTTCAAGGAGCGCGAAACGACATCAAGCCTCGGGCGAAACGCGCCGCGAGATCGCGATGCCTTGCCGCGATGCCTTGCCTCCACGAGACTGCGATTTGAGATGGACCGAAGTCGCCCTGCCCCGCCGCGCCGCCCGCTCACTTCAACAGCGGCAAGGCGCCCTTCAGGACGTCCTCGCCCCATTCCTGCACGAAGTGCCCGGCCGCGGCGAGCTCAACCGGGGCGGGACAGTTGCGGATGGTCTGGCGCATGTCCTCCATCACGACAGGCCCCAGGACGGGATCGGTCATGCCGATCACCATCGCCGTCGTCCCGCTGTAGTCGTTGCGCCACCAGTCGCGGGCCTTGCGGGAGATCGCGGCGCCGCCGGCGTCGGGCCGGTCGGGCACGAGGTTCGGGAAGCGCCGCACGCCCGCCTTGTAGGTGGCATCGGGGAACGGCGCGTCATAGGCCGCGGCCTCCGCGGGCGAGAGCTGCGGGCAGGCGCGCGCCATCAGCCTGCCGACTGCCATGTCCGGATTGGCGTTGTTCCAGGCGCGCCAGTCGAGGAAGCCCTTTGTCAGCGGGCGGTCTCCGCTCGCCAGCGTGGTGTTCATGATCAGCAGCGCCTCGAACCGGTCGGCCATCTCCATCGGGATGGTGAGGCCGAGCAGACCGCCCCAGTCCTGGCAAACCAGGGTGATGCGACGAAGATCGAGCGCGCGGATCAGCGCCATCAGGCTGTCGCGGTGGAAGTCGAAGGTGTAGACCGCCTCCTCAGCCGGCTTGTCGGAGCGGCCGAAGCCGAACATGTCAGGCGCGACCACCCGGTAGCCGGCGTCGACGAGGCCGCCGATCATCTTGCGGTAGAGATAGCTCCAGGTCGGCTGGCCATGCAGGCAGAGCGCGACGCGGGCGTTGCCCGCGCCCTCGTCGAGATAGTGCATCCGCAGCCCCGCATAGCCGGGGAGATCGTCCCTGTAGTGTGGCGCGAACGCATAGCCGGGCAGACCGGCAAAGCGCGCATCGGGAGTCCGCAAAGCCGTGATCGCCATGGTCGAAACCTCCTCGTTGTCGACGCGCCGCATGCCGTCAGCTGTCGTCATTTGTTCATTGGCGGCATCTATAGCTCACACCCGGCGCCAACAATGGCGTTCACCCACGGCGAGGTCGAACATGAGCAGCGAACATCCGGAGCTCGACGACCTTCAAGCCGCGTACAAGAGCGCGGTCGACAACTGGATCGCGGCCATTCGACACGAAGAAGCGGTCGCCGTCGCCGCCGACCATTCCTTAGCCCAGCTCGACCAATGGGAAAAGGCGCACTTCGACGAAGAGAATGCGCGCACGATCGCCAAGGCGGCGAAGGCGAACTACGAAGCCGGGCTCCGCGCCGAATTCTTCGGATTCTAGGCCCGCGCCTACGCCGCCGCCCTCTGCCTTGCGACCAGCGCCTCGCCGAACGCTTCGAACAGCTTGCGGTTGACCGGATTGTGCTGGGGATCGTATTCGGCGTGCCATTGCACACCGAGGGCAAAGGTCGGGGCTTCCGCGATCCGGATCGCCTCGATGGTACCGTCCTCGGCGACGCCCTCGACCAGCACGCGCTTGCCGGGATCGAGAATGCCCTGGCCGTGCAGCGAATTGACCCTGATCTTCTCGCAGCCGAGCAGCCTTGCGAACGCCCCGCCCGGCGTCAGTTCAACGTCGTGACGGTCGGCGAACACCACGGTCGGATCGGGATGGATCTCGCCGTTCTCGAGCCGGGGCATGCGATGGTTCATGCGGCCGGGAATTTCGCGGATCTCCGGATGCAGCGAGCCGCCGAAGGCGACGTTCATCTCCTGCAGGCCGCGGCAGATGCCGAACAGCGGCACGCCGCGGGCAACGCAGGCGACCGAAAGCGCCAGCGCCACCTCGTCGCGATGGATATCGTAGGGCTCGTGCCGCTCGCACGGGTCGACGTTGAAGCGGGTCGGATGGACGTTGGCGCGGGCGCCGGTGAGCACGATCCCGTCGACCACATCGAGCAGCGCGCCGATATCGGTGATATCAGGCGCGCCCGCGAACATCATCGGCAGGCCGCCGGAAACCTCGGCCACGGCGCGCAAATTGCGCTCGCCGACCATCTGGACCTGAAATCGATTTTCGACGCGATGGGCATTCCCGATCACGCCGACGACCGGCTTTCTCATCTGTCGTTCCGCGCCTCTCCGATAGGAAGATTCCCCAAACATGCCCTTCGGCTGGAACAAATTCAACAGAAGGGATCGCGGGACGGCAATGCTATTTTCGCGCAAATGCCTCCCGGGCCTCACCCCCGGCGGGCAGGCCCGCGGCCTGCAGTGCGGTTGCCGCCGGATCGCCCGGCGCGGCCAGCCAAGGCAGTTTCGCCTCGAGGCCGCGCGTCACGGGCTCTCCGAGCGCCCCACCGAAATCAATCGGCCAGAACCCGTTGGGCACGACCTCGACCGTGAGGCCCCGGATCGCATAGCCCTCGCCCAGAACCGCCTCCGCCTTGTCGCCGGCGACAAGGCGCGCCGTCCCGGGGTCATGGGGATCGCCAAAGCTGACCAGCACCGGC
The sequence above is drawn from the Bradyrhizobium amphicarpaeae genome and encodes:
- a CDS encoding TRAP transporter large permease is translated as MITIEMMPPLMFGGLVLAMLIGFPVAFTLAALGLSFGFLAIHEGFFGFSFLQAIPERIYGSVLANELLLAIPFFTFMGAILERCGLAEDMLDSMGQLFGPIRGGLGYSVIIVGFILGAITGTVAAQVIAMALISMPVMIRYGYNMRYITGVLAASGTITQLVPPSLVLIVLADQLGKSVGDMYLGAWGPSILQIALFAGYTFVLSVIKPGHVPAVPKEARTLTGWALWRKCLLGIIPSAVLIFVVLGTMMLGLATPTEAGAMGAVGAIVLAVIHHKDFSSAGHKILLIGVAAAGVGTIIGIYFTPNLVFKIAFAIAYLAVAWVCIEAIRIPDLRILVKQGYETTMRITCMVTFILIGSTCFSIVFLGCNGGVWLEHMLTSLPGGVWGFLIFMNLFIFFIAFFLDFFEIAFIIIPMIAPIAQKLLTPVVGADAALIWFGVMLCVNMQTSFLHPPFGFALFYLRGVAPKEVKSSDIYWGAMPWIGLQAIMVAVVIAFPITVTGLLDAPRKVDLDKIKIEIPDIEMPPPLDFGQPKN
- a CDS encoding TRAP transporter small permease subunit, which translates into the protein MRPLLAVSTAIDWLNEKVGNVCNILVLAACAVSAINAMIRYAFSYSSNSWLETQWYMFAVVVMFGSSYTFKRNEHVRVEIMYLMLSERGQLWLDLIGTLVFLVPACVLLSYLSWSMFYNSFVIGEMSNNAGGLMRWPIKFVLPAGFFMVALQGVSEAIKRAAALRGEVTIDAKYERPTQ
- a CDS encoding haloalkane dehalogenase; the encoded protein is MTTADGMRRVDNEEVSTMAITALRTPDARFAGLPGYAFAPHYRDDLPGYAGLRMHYLDEGAGNARVALCLHGQPTWSYLYRKMIGGLVDAGYRVVAPDMFGFGRSDKPAEEAVYTFDFHRDSLMALIRALDLRRITLVCQDWGGLLGLTIPMEMADRFEALLIMNTTLASGDRPLTKGFLDWRAWNNANPDMAVGRLMARACPQLSPAEAAAYDAPFPDATYKAGVRRFPNLVPDRPDAGGAAISRKARDWWRNDYSGTTAMVIGMTDPVLGPVVMEDMRQTIRNCPAPVELAAAGHFVQEWGEDVLKGALPLLK
- a CDS encoding gamma-glutamyl-gamma-aminobutyrate hydrolase family protein produces the protein MRKPVVGVIGNAHRVENRFQVQMVGERNLRAVAEVSGGLPMMFAGAPDITDIGALLDVVDGIVLTGARANVHPTRFNVDPCERHEPYDIHRDEVALALSVACVARGVPLFGICRGLQEMNVAFGGSLHPEIREIPGRMNHRMPRLENGEIHPDPTVVFADRHDVELTPGGAFARLLGCEKIRVNSLHGQGILDPGKRVLVEGVAEDGTIEAIRIAEAPTFALGVQWHAEYDPQHNPVNRKLFEAFGEALVARQRAAA